From one Acipenser ruthenus chromosome 21, fAciRut3.2 maternal haplotype, whole genome shotgun sequence genomic stretch:
- the LOC117428211 gene encoding cytospin-A-like isoform X7, giving the protein MKKASRPAVTSSKAAAGSKTQSNEKLKSENGATGKSSSKTGGTAALSKTKSNDDLLAGVAGGLSVNNSVKGKRTCSVAGTSTAGTTGSTSEGKTKSSTGSSAKRGTSSGAKEVSSTRDRLRERSRAGTGKKLSSSAAAATNDATLAKRSRSHILAESETRMSKSKSDSQITDKAALETKVKDLLGLAKSKDVEILHLRNELRDMRAQLGLGETSEEGEEDKVVVAAEEEVVSITHQATDVESTLLQLQEQNNAIREQLNQLKNENRMLKDRLNALGFSLEQRLDGSEKIFSYQSLSLDLDVGSVHSDGGGTLTSSVEGSAPGSMEDLLSQDENTLMENRRSSSMDNLDSESSEVYQPITSSDDALDAPSCSSSSSESEGAPSRERSRKGSSGNVSEVSVACLTERIHQMEENQHSTAEELQATLQELSDLQQITQELNAENERLGEEKVILMDSLCQQSDKLEHYGRQIEYLRTLLDEHHISYVVDEDIKSGRYLELEQRYMELAENARFEREQLLGVQQHLSNTLKMAEQDNKEAQEMIGALKERNHHMDRIIDSEQKGKAALSAALEDYKATLGNEQLELNRFKCQLEQERQKVAELYSIHNSGDKSDIQELLESVRMDKEKAEALATNLQEDLGHTRNEANRLQDAFGKVEAEYRLFQDEAKKQIAELTMSLDKLRSALEEKETAIEDMKETIFELEDEVEQHRAVKLHDNLIISDLENSVKKLQDQKHDMEREIKILNRRLREESAEWRQFQADLQTAVVIANDIKSEAQEEIGDLRRRLLENQEKNEKLGKELDDIKNRKQDEERGRVYNYMNAVERDLAALRQGMGLSRRSSTSSEPSPTVKTLIKSFDNASQVIPGSAAAAAAAAAATATATAIPRTPLSPSPLKTPPAAAVSPIQRHSISGSMSSPKPLSSLADKRPSYAEINVPEHLMRTSSTGRPASTLQRGPTIDSSKSISVSRRSSEEVKRDISAPDGASSSSLMTMGSASPQLSLSSSSPTASVTPTARSRLREERKDPLSALAREYGGSKRNALLRWCQKKTEGYQNIDITNFSSSWNDGLAFCAVLHTYLPAHIPYQELNNQDKRRNFTLAFQAAESVGIKSTLDINEMVRTERPDWQSVMTYLTAIYKYFET; this is encoded by the exons ATGAAGAAAGCAAGCAGGCCAGCGGTCACCTCATCGAAGGCTGCGGCAGGGAGTAAGACGCAGAGCAACGAGAAACTGAAATCTGAGAACGGGGCGACTGGGAAGAGCAGCTCCAAGACCGGAGGCACAGCGGCACTGTCCAAG ACAAAGAGCAATGATGACCTGTTAGCAGGGGTGGCTGGCGGTCTGTCGGTGAACAACAGTGTGAAGGGAAAGAGGACCTGCTCGGTGGCGGGCACCTCCACAGCCGGGACCACCGGCAGCACCTCCGAGGGCAAGACCAAGAGCAGCACTG GTTCTTCAGCTAAACGTGGCACGTCTTCTGGGGCTAAAGAGGTGAGCTCAACACGAGACAGACTCCGGGAGCGTTCTCGAGCTGGTACAGGCAAGAAGCTATCCTCCTCTGCAGCCGCTGCCACTAACGATGCCACGCTGGCCAAGCGATCCCGCAGCCACATACTGGCCGAGTCGGAGACGCGCATGAGCAAGTCCAAATCAGACAGCCAGATCACCGACAAAGCTGCCTTGGAGACTAAAGTGAAGGACCTTCTGGGCTTGGCAAAGAGCAAAGATGTGGAGATTCTGCACTTGCGCAACGAGCTGAGGGACATGCGGGCCCAGCTGGGCTTGGGCGAGACCTCTGAAGAGGGGGAGGAGGACAAAGTGGTGGTGGCGGCAGAGGAAGAGGTCGTCTCCATCACTCACCAAGCTACAGACGTGGAATCCACGCTGCTGCAGCTTCAAGAGCAGAACAATGCCATCCGTGAGCAGCTGAACCAGCTGAAGAACGAGAACCGCATGTTGAAAGACCGGTTGAATGCGCTGGGCTTCTCCCTGGAGCAGAGGTTGGACGGCTCGGAGAAGATCTTCAGCTACCAGTCCCTAAGCCTGGATTTAGATGTGGGAAGTGTCCACAGTGACGGAGGAGGGACGCTGACCTCCTCGGTGGAAGGATCAGCCCCTGGTTCCATGGAGGATCTCCTGAGCCAGGATGAGAACACTCTAATGGAAAACCGTCGCAGCAGCTCCATGGACAACCTGGACAGCGAATCCAGTGAGGTCTACCAACCCATCACCTCCAGCGACGATGCTCTGGACGCCCCTTCctgttcctcctcttcctccgAGTCCGAGGGGGCCCCGAGTCGAGAGAGGTCTCGGAAAGGCAGCAGCGGGAACGTCAGCGAGGTCTCAGTGGCCTGCTTGACGGAGAGGATCCACCAAATGGAGGAGAACCAGCACAGCACCGCCGAGGAGCTTCAGGCCACATTGCAGGAGCTGTCCGACCTGCAGCAGATCACTCAGGAGCTGAACGCAGAGAACGAGAGGCTGGGGGAGGAGAAAGTCATCCTGATGGACTCGCTGTGTCAGCAGAGCGACAAGCTGGAGCACTACGGCCGGCAGATCGAGTACCTCCGCACTTTGTTGGACGAGCATCACATCTCCTACGTCGTAGACGAAGACATCAAGAGCGGCCGTTACTTGGAGCTGGAGCAGCGATACATGGAGCTGGCGGAGAACGCGCGCTTCGAGCGAGAGCAGCTGCTCGGGGTCCAGCAGCACCTGAGCAACACCCTGAAGATGGCTGAGCAGGACAATAAGGAAGCCCAAGAGATGATCGGGGCCCTGAAGGAGAGGAACCACCACATGGACCGCATCATCGACTCGGAGCAGAAGGGCAAGGCGGCTCTCTCCGCTGCTCTGGAGGATTACAAAGCCACGCTTGGCAATGAACAGTTGGAGCTGAACCGCTTCAAATGCCAGCTGGAGCAAGAGAGGCAGAAGGTGGCTGAGCTCTACTCCATCCACAACTCTGGAGACAAGAGCGACATCCAGGAGCTGCTGGAGAGCGTGCGAATGGACAAGGAGAAGGCAGAGGCCCTGGCCACCAACCTGCAGGAGGATCTGGGTCACACACGCAATGAGGCCAACCGGCTGCAGGATGCCTTCGGCAAG GTGGAAGCAGAGTACAGGCTCTTCCAGGACGAGGCTAAGAAGCAGATTGCAGAGCTGACCATGAGCCTGGACAAGCTGCGCTCTGCTCTGGAGGAGAAGGAGACGGCCATCGAAGACATGAAGGAGACCATCTTCGAGCTGGAGGATGAGGTGGAGCAGCACCGCGCTGTCAAACTGCATGACAACCTAATCATCTCCGACCTCGAGA attctgtgaaaaagctccagGACCAAAAGCACGACATGGAGCGAGAAATTAAAATCCTGAACCGAAGACTTAGG GAGGAGTCTGCGGAGTGGCGTCAGTTCCAGGCAGACCTGCAGACAGCTGTGGTCATCGCGAACGACATCAAATCGGAAGCACAGGAGGAGATCGGAGACCTGCGGCGCCGGCTGCTCGAGAACCAGGAGAAGAACGAGAAGCTGGGCAAAGAGCTCGACGACATCAAGAACCGCAA gCAGGATGAGGAGCGTGGCCGGGTGTATAACTACATGAACGCAGTAGAGAGGGACCTGGCAGCTCTGAGGCAGGGCATGGGGCTAAGCCGCCGCTCCTCCACCTCCTCGGAGCCCTCGCCCACCGTCAAGACGCTCATCAAGTCCTTCGACAACGCCTCGCAAG TCATCCcgggctctgctgctgctgccgcagCCGCCGCTGCTGCCACGGCCACGGCTACGGCCATCCCCCGGACGCCCCTGAGCCCCAGCCCCCTGAAAACCCCCCCAGCAGCCGCTGTCTCACCCATCCAG AGACATTCGATAAGTGGATCCATGTCTTCACCTAAACCCCTCTCCTCGCTCGCAGACAAGCGGCCGAGCTATGCTGAGATCAATGTTCCAG AGCACCTGATGAGAACCTCCTCGACTGGCAGGCCAgcctccacactgcagagggggccCACCATCGACTCCTCCAAGTCTATCTCAG TGTCTCGGAGAAGCAGCGAAGAGGTGAAGCGTGATATCTCTGCTCCAGACGGTGCCTCTTCATCCTCTCTCATGACGATGGGATCAGcctctccccagctctctctctcctcctcctccccgacTGCTTCCGTCACACCCACAGCTCGCAGCCGCCTCCG GGAGGAGAGGAAGGACCCGCTGTCAGCGCTGGCCCGGGAGTATGGGGGTTCCAAGAGGAACGCTTTGCTCAGGTGGTGCCAGAAGAAAACCGAAGGATACCAG